A stretch of DNA from Tubulanus polymorphus chromosome 6, tnTubPoly1.2, whole genome shotgun sequence:
CAATTCTGATCTTCCCTTCTATCTctcaatatttgaatatttaaacaGATCCACgagtttcttttttaaaaattcatttattccgctattttcatgtaaattgaaaatgtgcTTTATTCATGTGTGTCAAGTTTCCTATGGTTTATCAGTGTCacgaatgaattattcatttgaatCATGTTTAGTGTTTTATAGGTGAAAATCAATTCTATTAATTGTAGTTTGTTTGTGATGTTTgtggaaattattttttaaacGAGTCAAGAATTTCCGTCTCAAATTGAACTTATTGGTACACGatgtatcaaaaatgtatcaaaatgtATAAGAAAGATACAGAGTTCTCCCTTAAAGCGAAATACGTCCAATGTTATATACAGTTGATCACAAGACATGAAGCCGGGGTATTACCGGGcaatttatgtatttttgatgatgaaaatgtaaatgataGAAATTGTCAAACTTTGTATGAAAGTTGTAATAAAAAGTTCATGAATTTGTGTTTAACTCAGCGACGTTGATTCTGTTCATATGAAAGTTGTAATAAAAAGTTCATGAATTTGTGTTCAACTCAACGACGTTGATTCTGTTCATATTCGATTCGTACTCGAGTTATCCTTTGACTCCTGGCCGAGAAAATTCtctgaaattatgaaaatcttAAACGGTTTCTCGAGAATCATGGAATGAGGTACATATCTATGTATTATAAGCATTTTTACGGTGATAATCATCCGCTAATAGTTTGATGACACTCCTTGAAGATTTTAGCAGGTCATTATGGCAGAAGATAATTTGCTGTTAATTATCAAATGATTCGCTATTAACCATTAGTGAAACATCCCGCATCGTAACGGTTATAACGAAGAATTCTacaatataaaagaaaatcgAGTCCGAAATTGTTTcattaatgttttatttatttggctaATGCTTTATTTGGCTTCAGTAAAACATTGAAGATGACTGACTACATTCAGGATAAattcgaaacgttgaaataaactatcgAGGAAACATCTCGATTTCATCCTAAAAGCGATCTTCGGGTTTGTTACATTTTGTAATAGtaattcctgaagatgactggCTATCAAGTATATAGTCGAAATATCGTAATAAACTATAAGCTCAAGGAATTATTTCGGACTCTTTTGCAGTAATTTTTCTGATTATGATTTGCTGGTATATAAGATTATCTCAATAATTCGTGTTGTTATCGCATACTGGTTTTCATTATACATAATATTTGAAAGCAATAATAAAATGCTGAAAACCTGCCCGTTCTCTATTCAGTGTATATAGACACTATTAAGAGTATGTAAACCTGATATTGGTGTTGGCGTTCGTCTGTTTATTTGTCGTATAAAGACAGTAATGATTGTCACGGGCAATAAAACCGTTGATTATGCTTGCTGTTTGTCACGCCACGGTAGATCTGTTAATACTCGTGCCCGGTGCGGTTTTTAAgacgtatatattttaaatacatatatatttcggTATATGAAAACATACGGACGATTTTACGGTGAGGACGATAAGGAAATTGAAGACTGTGTCTCATATCGACGTGTATTTTTGCGAGGAGTATTTTATAAAAAATATGTGAAGTAACTATAGAAAATTCACGCAATTCAACAATAAACTTATCTTACTTACTGATAAGACGAGAAGTGCGATAAGTTGTAAATCATATATATAGTGTTATAAAGGGATTTTACTTTCTTATCGAGAACTAAAAAAACTACAGAGATGTCGAGTTGTGTGGTTTATCCGTTAGAATGTATACGGCCGAAACAATACGGTGCATTGGTAAGTCACGATCTATTTTCTATTACTTATTCCCTCAAAAGCCTCTCTGTCTCTTATATGTTTCATCGGGTGCCTTCGCTAGATCACGATTAATAGAACACTTTATCCGTGTTaaagcgatgtagagagaatcccacaatgaaaaggaaaaacagtccgaaaatgtaacaTTGAGATAgttgtttattcaacgtttcgactatatcctagtagtcatcttcaggaatactgtattccttgagctagtgtagtttattcaacgtttcgactatatcctaatagtcatcttcaggaatactgtattccttgagctagtgtagtttattcaatgtttcgactatatcctaatggtcatcttcaggaatactgtattccttgagctagtgtagtttattcaacgtttcgactatatcctatagtcatcttcaggaatactgtattccttgagctagtgtagtttattcaacgtttcgactatatcctaatagtcatcttcaggaatactgtattccttgagctagtgtagtttatacaacgtttcgactatatcctaatagtcatcttcaggaatactgtattccttgagctagtgtagtttattcaacgtttcgactatatcctaatagtcatcttcaggaatactgtattccttgagctagtgtagtttattcaacgtttcgactatatcctaatagtcatcttcaggaatactgtattccttgagctagtgtagtttattcaacgtttcgactatatcctaatagtcatcttcaggaatactgtattccttgagctagtgtagtttattcaacgtttcgactatatcctaatagtcatcttcaggaataatgagatactacaaaaattatgagatatatatatatacaatccagagacaaagagactaattcaagtaatcagagatgatacaaactactTCGCTAGACCAACATGGGAACGTATACTCTTCTCTCTACTACTTTATCTTACTATTATTTGtaaattgttaattctttGCTAGTCAACAGTTTTATCAGTGTAGGTAAAATAATGAGCTACTAGAAAATAGTATCTACATGTATAACTGCATCAGGTAAACAGGTAACATTGTGTCGGTTAAattggttttatttgaaataacgatCTTCCACGACTTCTCCCGCTTAAAGAGTAACATCAATGGAGAAATAGAAGTTTACTCTCccaatttgaaattcattttaatgaAGTTCCATCTTTTTTCCTTTCTTTCCTCAATTGACTGATTTATCATCTGATGAAGCTACTTTTTATGCGAAAGCTCgtttatttctaataaaaccAATTTATTACCTACATAGTGTACGATACCTGTTTACCGATTTGAGGTCTGGTTAAACAATGTACCTTCATAACTCCTTTCAATTAAAACGTGTCATGGTTTTAAATCTATTCAAGATATGTAAATTGTGTGATAATTCAATACCAATTATTTGTGACgaattcaatatcaataatttttgtTGCCGTATGAATGTATTTCAGCCGGCGACGAGCGTACAGGCGTTACTGGCTAAATTCCCCGTACATCCGTCTAATCGAGAACCGAAAATTTCCATCACGAAAACAAGTTACGTCAGTCACATTTTACCGAGACACGCGATCCTTTCTAAAAGAGATTCATCAAGACGAAAGGCTGCTAGCGGAATAGGTTGGTCTAAAGTCCTAGCCGTCGGCTAAAACAATTACATTAATTTAATTGATGTGAATCTAAATTCACTTCAATAGAAATGTTCCCTGATTTAAGTTCTTTACCATCTTAGTGCAAATCGTAAAATACAAAACTCAAGCCCACgatataattttgaaatatcaaaaacgaTGTTTAACGATTAGAACGAAATTAAAGGACAACAGTTCGCACTCTTTCTATACCTCTTAAACATATTacattaattgatatgaaactAAATTCATTCAATACATTTATAGCAATTATGATGATATCAGCCATTTGTTTTAGTTCCTCAAAACGAAGAACAGGAAGCGACGTCACCGATTGTAGAGCGCCTCCTACCGTTGGCAACAAGAATCAAGGTAAGTTATTCATAAATGATCGAGTCTATGATATTACGCCGTTGTTCGTTGTTTCGAAGAAAGTGTTAATTTTCTCACTACAGACAACTAACCTGCCGACTGGAGGTCCTTACAGATTCATGCAGAGGAAGAGAAAATTAGCTCCTCCCGAAAAAGGtaataacgaaaaaaaaatccctttaaaataaaaaaatatctcaTATAACATAACTACATAACAACATATATCTACATAAACCTATCTCATGGCATGAGTTTATTGGACTATCGACACGGTGAACTTCTGTTTTTCGTCtatttcacagtgtcggccatTTTGGAACTAAATGCAAACTACGATGACCGTGGTCCGCTGCGGTTTCGCAAAATATTTGACTATCAAATGCGATAAAGTTCGTCGATTTTAAGGTCACATATAAAAGAGATAATGATTTCAAACGATGTATTTTTTCGACTCATTTTTAGATCACGTGGAAATATTCTACTTTACGGATTCAAATCGACGCAATTCGCTACAAATCCCGTCATGCTCCGCGGACAACTCGGCGTCTCGTGATATCCGTAGCGTCTCGGGTCACGCGCTCTCCCGACGTAAATGGATTCAGCCCCCGGTTGATCACCTGAAAGCTAAAAGTTAGTAAAAGTTGCCAGCAGGTGCAGATGTTCCACCGTTTGGCTATACA
This window harbors:
- the LOC141907603 gene encoding uncharacterized protein LOC141907603; protein product: MSSCVVYPLECIRPKQYGALPATSVQALLAKFPVHPSNREPKISITKTSYVSHILPRHAILSKRDSSRRKAASGIVPQNEEQEATSPIVERLLPLATRIKTTNLPTGGPYRFMQRKRKLAPPEKDHVEIFYFTDSNRRNSLQIPSCSADNSASRDIRSVSGHALSRRKWIQPPVDHLKAKSFDGGAAAIPGRGYDSNYLHNLRLSILNSKPIY